In a single window of the Thermofilum uzonense genome:
- a CDS encoding DUF4870 domain-containing protein yields the protein MSQTSLGLEERTEAALSYLLFFFSGLIIFLLEEKSLYVRFHAAQSTVTFTSLIVLSRIVLFIRGGFVLSCFIELLLLILWIIGIIKAYQGEWYKFPLFGDIAASILNLRI from the coding sequence ATGTCCCAGACAAGTCTGGGTCTCGAGGAGAGAACGGAGGCTGCCCTGTCATACCTTCTCTTTTTCTTTTCAGGTCTGATAATTTTCCTCTTAGAGGAGAAAAGCTTATACGTAAGGTTTCACGCAGCACAGTCTACAGTAACCTTCACCTCGTTGATAGTACTCTCCAGGATAGTCTTGTTTATCCGTGGCGGCTTTGTTTTATCATGCTTCATAGAACTTCTCTTATTAATTCTCTGGATTATAGGGATCATTAAGGCCTATCAGGGTGAATGGTACAAATTCCCGCTATTTGGAGATATAGCAGCATCCATTCTCAATCTGCGGATATAG